The genomic window GACATGGTTTAATGCTACATGgtcttgctttgttttttttttaatgaaacaggAGTtccacccccctccccaccaGAGTAAGTTTGGTACAGTCCCTAACTGAGTTGAGTCGGAGCAGACACTCCCACAGGCACTGCATGAACAGAGGACACAACGGGTGGACCATCTCGGTCCTTTACTCACAAATCTTTATCAAAACAAGATGATAAAGTTACTTTTGTTGCTTCTCTTCTGTCATGTTTCATCTCCAGGTAAGATCATACTTTAAGTCTTTGCTTCAAATACAGAGAGTATTTTGCTCCAGGACCGCTATTCCTTTCCCTGTGATGGCAAAGccatgacccgccctactcttcCTCTGATTGGCTCGTAGTCGTTGCCTTCTACGGCACTTtatgtgaagagcctggtgacgcgaggctaggGTTGCAttgcttaggtttaggcatgaggaTTGTGATTGGTGAGAGTAAGGATAAGAATATGAGtatgagccaatcagaggcagagtagggcgggtcataCCCTCGCCATCTCAGGAATAAAAAAAGCTCGTCTCCAGGGCACGTTTGTaatttagtttcactttcactttccaCTTGACTAGCCTGTCTGAATCATACTGAATACATTAGTGATAACAGAGTGAGATGTGTCCTGTAACTGCCGGGTTTCTTATGGAGTTATTAGAATCTTGCACAGTTTCCAATAAATGATAGGCTgttaaacacagaaacagggtcttactgttttattttctttttttggcacaTTTTGATTGAACTAAAATCCAAATAATGTTTTTCAACAAACTTATGAttagtagtaataataaaatgttctaGCATTAAATATGtgcatgtaatttaaaaaaaaaaacctgaaagcCTGTTTGTCTTCCAGTGAAGCACTCTATGAAGGTTTTCTTCACTGCGTCCTCTGGAGTCCCAGAGTCCCACAACTTCCCAGAGGTTGTGGCTGTTATGCTGATTGATGACGTTCAGGCGGGTTACTGTGACAGCAGAATCAAGACAGCATTAGCCAAACAGGACTGGatggaaaaattaaaagaagagGATCCACAGTACTGGCAGTTGTACACACAGGAGTGTAAGGTGTACCAGCAAGTCTTTAAAGATGAATTCCACATTTTGAAGCAGCGCTTGAACCAAACTGGAAGTATGTAATTGTTTCTCCTGAATACAcagtcatacacacaaacattactGAGACTGAGACGACTGGATTCTGCTATACGACACTGATACAGTGTTTCTGTCCATCCCATAATAACCAACAGAGATCATTAACAGTTTATCTCCACTAGATGAGATCAGAATAATTTTACTGAGCTGTCAACAGTAAAGTGGTCCATAAAACTCTGCCTGGTTTACTAAAGGAGTGGAGTAGCAGCGTGTTTTAATGAAGCTGGCTGACAGGATGACGAGGTGAATGTCTCATTCAGATCACAAAGAGTTTAACAGCACGACTCTGCTGTACTGACCACAGTGTGTCCATCCCACCTGACAGTATCAAATGAGTATTATCAGTATTCAAATGGCTGTTAGTCGCAGTGGAggcagtgtgtctctgtggttcaAAAAGTATGTGTCAgggtgtcactgtgtttccagcagtctctgcctctgtgtctctctctaaGACATCCACACTGTCCAGATGATGATTGGCTGTAAGTGGCTTTCATCGTGCCAATAACAGTAGGCGGTGTAGATCCTCTGTTCTGATGTCtgagtgtgtctctgtggtaaACATGTGATATCAACTGATAATAGATGACTGGGCTGTGATCTCactctgttttttgtctttgtctctctgtctttctcaggTGTCCACATTCTACAGAAATTGCATGGTTGTGAATGGGATGATGAGACTGAAAGGGTTCTTGGATATCAACAGTATGGTTATGATGGAGCAGACTTCCTAACATTTGACTTAGACACAGAGTCATGGGTGGCTTCAAAACCACAAGCTGTCATCACCAAACACTTctgggacagacagagagccagAAATGAGCTTTGGAAGAATTACCTCACCCAGTTTTGTCCTGAATGGCTGAGGAAGCATCTGAACTTTGGGAGGAGCTTCCTGCTGAGAACAGGTAGAACCACATGACCTGACATAGTTTCATGATGGAACAACAATGTACACAAAAACA from Epinephelus moara isolate mb unplaced genomic scaffold, YSFRI_EMoa_1.0 scaffold465, whole genome shotgun sequence includes these protein-coding regions:
- the LOC126387471 gene encoding LOW QUALITY PROTEIN: major histocompatibility complex class I-related gene protein-like (The sequence of the model RefSeq protein was modified relative to this genomic sequence to represent the inferred CDS: inserted 2 bases in 1 codon) encodes the protein MIKLLLLLLFCHVSSPVKHSMKVFFTASSGVPESHNFPEVVAVMLIDDVQAGYCDSRIKTALAKQDWMEKLKEEDPQYWQLYTQECKVYQQVFKDEFHILKQRLNQTGSVHILQKLHGCEWDDETERVLGYQQYGYDGADFLTFDLDTESWVASKPQAVITKHFWDRQRARNELWKNYLTQFCPEWLRKHLNFGRSFLLRTDLPSVSLLQKSDSSPVSCHATGFFPDSAMMFWRKDGEEIHEDVDHGEILPNHDGSFQMSVDLNLSSVPPEDWRRYDCVFHLSGVKDDIITKLDKAVIRTNWXVRLFLISGKSPPPSPDNNYELCLRLNPET